The Hymenobacter oligotrophus genome has a window encoding:
- a CDS encoding NAD(P)-dependent alcohol dehydrogenase, with the protein MQPTKAYAAPAVNIPLAPFEFERREVGPHDVQIDILYCGVCHSDLHQVRDEWGGSIFPMVPGHEIVGRVTKVGEHVRQFKPGDLAGVGCMVDSCRTCPSCKEGLEQYCEVGFVGTYNGRERNTGAPTYGGYSKLIVVDEAYTLRVPESLPLEGVAPLLCAGITTYSPLRQWKVGQGHRVGVMGLGGLGHMAVKLAAAMGAEVTVLSTSPNKQADAEALGAHKFVVTKDPAALKGVSNYFDFILNTVSAPLDMGMYVNLLRRDGTMILLGVPPEAPQLHAFNLIAKRRRIAGSLIGGIEETQEMLDFCAEHNIAADVEVISMDYINEAYERMLKADVKYRFVIDLATL; encoded by the coding sequence ATGCAACCAACCAAAGCCTACGCAGCGCCGGCGGTTAATATTCCGCTCGCGCCGTTTGAGTTTGAGCGCCGCGAAGTGGGCCCGCACGATGTGCAGATCGATATTCTGTACTGCGGCGTATGCCACTCCGATTTGCACCAGGTGCGCGACGAATGGGGCGGCTCCATCTTCCCGATGGTGCCCGGCCACGAAATTGTGGGCCGCGTAACCAAAGTAGGGGAACACGTGCGCCAGTTTAAGCCCGGCGACCTGGCCGGCGTGGGCTGCATGGTCGATTCGTGCCGCACTTGCCCAAGCTGCAAAGAGGGCCTCGAGCAGTACTGCGAAGTAGGCTTTGTGGGCACCTACAACGGCCGCGAACGAAACACCGGCGCGCCCACCTACGGCGGCTACTCCAAGCTGATTGTGGTGGACGAAGCTTACACCCTGCGCGTGCCCGAATCGTTGCCGCTCGAGGGCGTGGCGCCGCTGCTGTGCGCCGGCATTACCACCTACTCGCCGCTGCGCCAGTGGAAGGTAGGCCAGGGCCACCGCGTTGGCGTAATGGGCCTGGGCGGCCTGGGCCACATGGCCGTGAAGCTGGCGGCCGCCATGGGCGCCGAGGTTACGGTGCTCAGCACCTCGCCCAACAAGCAAGCCGATGCCGAAGCCCTAGGTGCCCACAAGTTTGTGGTGACCAAAGACCCGGCCGCGCTCAAGGGCGTGTCGAACTACTTCGACTTCATCCTGAACACCGTATCGGCGCCGCTGGATATGGGCATGTACGTAAACCTGCTTCGCCGCGACGGTACCATGATTTTGCTCGGCGTGCCGCCCGAAGCGCCGCAGCTCCATGCCTTCAACCTCATTGCCAAGCGCCGCCGCATTGCCGGCTCGCTGATTGGCGGCATTGAGGAAACGCAGGAAATGCTCGATTTCTGCGCCGAGCACAACATTGCGGCCGATGTAGAGGTAATTTCGATGGACTACATCAACGAAGCCTACGAACGCATGCTGAAAGCCGACGTGAAGTACCGCTTCGTGATAGACTTGGCTACGTTGTAA